A stretch of Shewanella dokdonensis DNA encodes these proteins:
- the cysT gene encoding sulfate/thiosulfate ABC transporter permease CysT, with translation MILTNGRLRHKRVLPGFSISLGVSLLFVSLILLLPTTGLIMQTSAMSWSEYWGVIADPRVVASYRVTLLSALAASIFNGLFGLLLAWVLVRYEFPGKRLLDALVDLPFALPTAVAGITLATLYAENGQIGSLLAHLGIKVAYSPLGIVVAMVFTSIPFVVRTVQPVLEELSHDEEEAGMTLGASDRAVFWRIILPSLWPALMVGTALSFTRSLGEFGAVIFIAGNMPYISEITSLMIFVKLQEFDFAGASAIASVVLLTSLLLLLLINLWQARYLRRIRGR, from the coding sequence GTGATTTTAACTAATGGGCGCTTGCGCCATAAACGGGTTCTTCCGGGATTCAGCATCAGTTTGGGTGTGTCGTTGCTGTTTGTCAGTTTGATCCTGTTACTGCCAACCACCGGACTGATCATGCAGACCAGCGCGATGAGCTGGTCTGAATATTGGGGTGTGATTGCCGATCCGCGAGTAGTTGCCAGTTATCGCGTCACCCTATTGTCGGCACTAGCCGCATCAATCTTTAATGGCCTGTTTGGACTGTTGCTGGCCTGGGTGCTGGTACGCTATGAATTCCCAGGTAAGCGATTATTGGATGCGTTAGTCGACTTACCTTTTGCATTACCGACCGCTGTTGCCGGTATCACGCTGGCAACCCTGTACGCAGAAAATGGTCAGATTGGCAGCTTACTGGCACATCTTGGCATCAAGGTGGCGTATTCACCATTGGGGATTGTGGTTGCCATGGTGTTTACCAGCATTCCATTTGTGGTGCGCACAGTGCAACCAGTGCTTGAAGAACTGTCTCATGATGAAGAAGAAGCGGGAATGACCCTTGGGGCATCGGATCGTGCAGTATTTTGGCGCATCATTTTGCCATCCTTGTGGCCAGCATTAATGGTCGGGACGGCACTGTCTTTTACGCGCAGTCTCGGTGAATTTGGCGCGGTGATCTTCATTGCTGGCAATATGCCGTATATCAGTGAGATCACCTCGTTGATGATCTTTGTGAAATTGCAAGAATTTGATTTTGCTGGCGCCAGCGCCATAGCCTCAGTGGTGCTATTGACCTCCTTACTGTTGCTACTGCTGATTAACCTTTGGCAAGCGCGTTATCTGCGACGTATTCGCGGGCGTTAA
- the cysM gene encoding cysteine synthase CysM, with protein sequence MSDFPTIESCIGQTPLVRLQRLDCGSSTVLLKLEGNNPAGSVKDRAALNMIVQAEQRQEIHPGDTLIEATSGNTGIALAMAAAIKGYKMILIMPKDATQERKDSMQAYGAELLLVDNMEQARDLALTMQAEAKGKVLDQFNNPDNANAHFMTTGPEIWQQTHGKVTHFVSSMGTTGTIMGVSRYLKVRNPKITVVGLQPASGSSIPGIRRWPQEYLPGIFDASRVDLLMDITEQDAKAMARTLAREEGICAGVSSGGAVFAALAIAKQQPGAVVVAIVCDRGDRYLSSGLFS encoded by the coding sequence GTGTCTGATTTCCCCACTATTGAAAGCTGTATCGGGCAAACACCGTTGGTACGTTTACAACGGTTGGACTGTGGTTCCTCTACCGTGTTACTGAAATTAGAAGGCAATAATCCGGCGGGGTCGGTAAAGGATCGGGCGGCACTGAATATGATTGTGCAGGCCGAGCAGCGGCAAGAGATCCATCCTGGCGATACCTTGATTGAAGCCACCAGCGGCAATACGGGTATTGCGCTAGCAATGGCGGCCGCCATCAAGGGCTACAAGATGATTTTAATCATGCCTAAAGATGCCACTCAGGAGCGCAAGGACTCCATGCAAGCTTATGGCGCTGAATTGCTGCTGGTGGACAATATGGAACAAGCGCGCGACTTAGCATTAACTATGCAGGCCGAAGCTAAAGGCAAGGTGTTGGATCAATTCAATAACCCGGATAACGCCAATGCCCATTTTATGACTACCGGGCCGGAGATCTGGCAGCAGACCCATGGCAAGGTGACACATTTTGTCTCCAGCATGGGCACGACTGGCACCATCATGGGCGTGTCACGTTACCTGAAAGTGCGCAATCCAAAAATTACGGTAGTTGGGTTGCAGCCTGCATCCGGCAGCTCAATTCCTGGTATCCGCCGTTGGCCACAAGAATATCTACCGGGGATTTTTGATGCTTCGCGCGTGGATCTGTTGATGGATATTACAGAACAAGATGCCAAAGCGATGGCGAGAACATTAGCGCGGGAAGAAGGCATTTGTGCTGGCGTCAGCTCTGGTGGCGCAGTGTTTGCGGCTTTGGCAATTGCCAAACAGCAGCCGGGCGCGGTTGTTGTCGCTATCGTTTGCGACCGCGGCGATCGTTATTTGTCTTCGGGGCTTTTTTCTTAG
- the cysP gene encoding thiosulfate ABC transporter substrate-binding protein CysP produces the protein MPVKLFKTLLGTLFLGTSLNVAAADQTLLNSSYDIARELFSAYNPVFAKHWQEQTGKTVEIKQSHAGSSAQARSILQGLPADVVTFNQVTDVQILADRGKLIPANWQQLLPNSSSPYYSTIAFLVRKGNPKQISDWGDLAKDDVKLVFPNPKTSGNARYTYLAALGYAQKIYGKDDQADLDSFLKKFLANVAVFDTGGRGATTSFVERGIGDVLITFESEVNNIRQQYGSDDYQVVVPKTSILAEFPVAVVEKNAKRNGTLDLATEYLKYLYSEDAQRLLAGFNYRVHDAKVKAEFADKFPEVDLLTVEQIIGGWDNAMKTQFANGAKLDQLLKR, from the coding sequence ATGCCAGTAAAATTGTTTAAGACCCTGTTGGGCACCCTGTTTTTAGGAACATCACTCAATGTGGCGGCGGCAGATCAAACGCTGCTGAATTCCTCATACGATATCGCCCGGGAATTGTTTAGCGCCTATAACCCTGTATTTGCCAAACATTGGCAGGAACAGACAGGTAAAACCGTTGAGATCAAACAGTCTCATGCTGGGTCATCAGCGCAAGCCCGTTCGATTCTGCAAGGGTTACCTGCCGATGTGGTCACCTTTAATCAGGTCACTGATGTGCAAATCCTGGCCGATCGCGGCAAATTGATCCCGGCAAACTGGCAACAACTGCTGCCTAATTCAAGTTCGCCTTACTATTCCACCATTGCGTTTCTGGTACGAAAGGGTAATCCAAAGCAGATCAGCGATTGGGGCGACTTAGCCAAGGATGATGTGAAACTGGTGTTTCCCAATCCTAAAACCTCAGGCAATGCACGCTATACCTATTTAGCCGCCTTGGGTTACGCCCAGAAAATCTACGGTAAGGATGACCAAGCAGACCTCGATAGTTTTCTGAAAAAATTCCTCGCTAATGTAGCGGTATTTGATACCGGCGGCCGTGGTGCCACAACCTCATTTGTTGAACGCGGAATTGGCGATGTGCTTATTACCTTTGAATCTGAAGTGAACAACATTCGCCAGCAATATGGCAGCGATGATTACCAAGTCGTCGTACCAAAAACCTCGATTTTGGCTGAATTCCCAGTGGCCGTGGTTGAGAAAAATGCCAAACGTAATGGCACACTTGATTTGGCAACCGAGTATCTTAAATATCTATACAGCGAAGATGCTCAACGGTTATTGGCTGGCTTTAACTACCGGGTACACGATGCCAAGGTAAAAGCCGAATTTGCGGATAAATTCCCCGAAGTTGACCTGCTGACGGTTGAGCAAATCATCGGTGGCTGGGATAACGCCATGAAAACTCAGTTTGCCAATGGTGCTAAGCTTGATCAGCTGTTAAAGCGCTAA
- a CDS encoding DUF2061 domain-containing protein — MIKTLTFAVLHFSVAFSITYLLTGSALVGGAVALIEPSINTVVFYFHDKFWKKWEAKHPAVAV; from the coding sequence ATGATCAAGACATTAACGTTTGCGGTATTGCATTTCAGCGTGGCATTTAGCATTACTTATCTGCTGACAGGCAGTGCATTAGTCGGTGGGGCCGTGGCATTAATTGAACCAAGCATTAATACCGTGGTGTTTTACTTTCACGACAAGTTTTGGAAAAAATGGGAAGCAAAACACCCGGCTGTTGCCGTATAG
- the cysW gene encoding sulfate ABC transporter permease subunit CysW → MNPFKPARVGDTPIIKWSLITLAVLLSGLLLLVPLASIFQQAFAGGWQLYIQHLSQPDALHAIGLTLIVAALTVPINLVFGVLLAWSVTRFEFPGRKILITLIDIPFAVSPVVAGLLYLLLYGNSGWLGGWLFEHDLQVMFAWPGIVLVTIFVTCPFVARELIPLMQQQGAAEEEAAVILGASWWQLFRRVTLPNIKWALIYGVILTNARAVGEFGAVAVVSGNIRGETNTLPLHVQLLYEDYQAQAAFASASLLALIALFTLALKAAVEWRQQRSLSANNDNEPNQL, encoded by the coding sequence ATGAACCCATTTAAACCCGCCAGAGTTGGTGATACCCCCATCATTAAGTGGAGTCTAATCACCCTTGCCGTATTATTGAGTGGCTTACTATTACTGGTGCCGCTAGCCAGTATTTTTCAACAAGCCTTTGCTGGTGGTTGGCAACTGTATATTCAGCATTTGAGTCAACCAGATGCTCTCCACGCCATTGGCCTCACCTTGATAGTGGCAGCGCTGACCGTACCGATAAACTTAGTGTTTGGGGTACTGCTGGCATGGAGCGTCACCCGCTTTGAATTTCCAGGCCGCAAGATACTGATCACCTTGATTGATATTCCCTTTGCGGTATCGCCTGTGGTTGCTGGCTTACTCTACCTGCTGCTGTACGGCAACAGTGGCTGGCTCGGTGGCTGGTTGTTTGAACATGATCTGCAAGTGATGTTTGCTTGGCCCGGAATCGTGTTAGTGACCATTTTTGTCACTTGTCCGTTTGTCGCACGCGAACTCATCCCTTTAATGCAGCAACAGGGTGCCGCCGAAGAAGAAGCAGCGGTGATCCTCGGAGCCTCTTGGTGGCAACTATTCCGCCGCGTGACCTTACCCAATATCAAATGGGCACTGATTTATGGAGTAATTCTTACCAATGCCAGAGCGGTAGGCGAGTTTGGTGCTGTGGCAGTGGTATCAGGCAATATTCGCGGTGAAACCAATACCTTACCTTTGCATGTGCAATTGCTGTATGAGGATTATCAGGCACAAGCAGCATTTGCCAGCGCCTCTTTACTGGCACTGATAGCCCTATTTACGCTGGCGCTAAAAGCCGCTGTTGAATGGCGGCAACAACGCAGTTTATCCGCTAATAACGATAATGAGCCAAACCAATTATGA
- the cyoA gene encoding ubiquinol oxidase subunit II — MFIRSLSKVALAAMGLFLAGCEGGVLDPKGHVGLQEKNLIIVATVLMLVVVIPVIFMTLFFAWKYREGRDELYMPKWAHSNKIETVVWIVPIIIIIILGTITWKTTHELDPYRPLDHERDHLTVEVVSLNWKWLFIYPEQGIATVNELVFPKDVPVQFKITSDSTMNSFFIPQLGSQIYSMAGMETKLHLIANEAGTFDGMSANYSGAGFTGMKFKATATPTDADFDKWVASVKTNNAVLNSLSYDELAKPSENNPVQYYGAVQDGLFHQIVMKYMQHYNDWGKGGNEHGEHQGHGSTESAEPEMHMMHHDSSSAVEHAKANGEA, encoded by the coding sequence GTGTTTATTCGTAGCCTAAGTAAAGTCGCTTTGGCCGCCATGGGATTATTCCTGGCTGGCTGTGAAGGGGGCGTGCTCGACCCGAAAGGTCATGTGGGGTTGCAGGAGAAAAATCTGATTATCGTCGCTACTGTACTGATGTTAGTAGTGGTTATTCCGGTAATCTTTATGACCCTGTTCTTTGCGTGGAAATACCGTGAAGGTCGCGACGAACTCTATATGCCCAAATGGGCGCACTCAAACAAAATCGAAACTGTTGTTTGGATAGTTCCGATTATCATCATTATTATTCTGGGCACTATTACCTGGAAAACCACTCATGAGTTAGACCCTTATCGGCCGCTGGATCATGAGCGTGATCACTTGACGGTAGAAGTGGTTTCTCTCAACTGGAAGTGGCTGTTTATATACCCTGAACAAGGGATTGCCACGGTCAATGAGTTGGTGTTCCCCAAAGATGTTCCCGTGCAGTTCAAGATCACGTCTGATTCGACGATGAACTCATTCTTTATCCCACAGTTGGGTAGTCAGATCTATTCGATGGCTGGGATGGAAACCAAGTTGCACCTCATCGCTAACGAAGCCGGTACTTTTGATGGTATGTCTGCCAACTACAGTGGTGCTGGTTTTACCGGCATGAAGTTCAAGGCTACGGCAACACCAACGGATGCTGATTTCGATAAGTGGGTAGCGTCCGTTAAAACCAATAACGCTGTGCTTAACTCTCTAAGCTATGACGAATTGGCAAAACCCAGTGAAAATAACCCAGTGCAATATTATGGGGCTGTTCAAGACGGTCTGTTCCATCAGATTGTGATGAAATATATGCAGCACTATAACGATTGGGGTAAAGGCGGTAACGAACATGGCGAACACCAAGGCCACGGCAGCACTGAGTCTGCTGAGCCTGAGATGCACATGATGCATCACGATTCGTCATCTGCCGTTGAACACGCCAAAGCCAATGGGGAGGCGTAG
- the glmS gene encoding glutamine--fructose-6-phosphate transaminase (isomerizing) has translation MCGIVGAVAQRDVMEILLEGLKRLEYRGYDSAGMAVIHEQQLQRVRRVGKVQELADALAQHPLSGGTGIAHTRWATHGEPNERNAHPHQSSGDIAVVHNGIIENHAELRAKLQALGYQFESDTDTEVICHLVHHELKTHETLLAAVQATVKQLQGAYGTVVIDRRDSERLVVARSGSPLVVGYGLGENFVASDQLALLPVTRSFSYLEEGDVAEITRRKVSIFNSQGEAVEREIKESEITHDAGDKGEYRHYMLKEIHEQPLALTRTMDGRIAHGQVLPSAFGENAAALLQGIRHVQIIACGTSYHAAMTARYWLEQWAGVSCNVEIASEFRYRKSFTYPDSLFVTISQSGETADTLAALRLAKQMGYKASLTICNVPGSSLVRESDMAYMMKAGAEIGVASTKAFTVQLAGLLMLTAVIGRYNGMSADTEAAMVHSLQSLPAKVEQTLGLDETIADLAEDFADKSHALFLGRGDQYPIAMEGALKLKEISYIHAEAYASGELKHGPLALIDADMPVIVVAPNNELLEKLKSNVEEVRARGGLMYVFADVDANFQSDDSMKVIPVPHCDEFIAPLIYTLPLQLLSYHVALIKGTDVDQPRNLAKSVTVE, from the coding sequence ATGTGTGGAATTGTTGGCGCCGTGGCGCAAAGGGATGTGATGGAAATTCTGCTGGAAGGCTTGAAACGGCTGGAATATCGCGGCTATGACTCCGCGGGCATGGCCGTTATCCATGAACAGCAACTACAACGCGTACGGCGGGTAGGTAAAGTGCAGGAGTTGGCTGATGCACTGGCCCAGCATCCGTTGTCTGGCGGTACGGGGATAGCCCACACTCGCTGGGCGACCCACGGCGAGCCTAACGAACGCAATGCCCATCCCCATCAATCCAGCGGTGATATCGCCGTGGTACACAACGGCATTATTGAAAACCATGCTGAATTGCGAGCAAAGCTGCAAGCCTTGGGTTATCAGTTTGAATCAGATACCGATACCGAAGTGATCTGCCATCTGGTACACCATGAGCTGAAAACCCATGAAACCTTGCTGGCGGCGGTGCAGGCTACCGTAAAACAACTGCAAGGTGCCTATGGCACAGTTGTGATTGATCGCCGCGACAGCGAACGGTTAGTGGTCGCTCGCAGTGGCAGTCCGCTGGTGGTGGGTTATGGCTTGGGTGAAAACTTTGTCGCGTCAGATCAACTGGCGTTGTTACCGGTAACCCGTTCTTTTTCTTACCTAGAAGAAGGTGATGTTGCTGAAATTACCCGCCGGAAAGTAAGTATCTTTAACAGCCAAGGCGAAGCGGTTGAACGTGAGATTAAAGAGTCTGAAATCACTCATGATGCCGGTGACAAAGGTGAATATCGGCATTACATGCTGAAAGAGATCCACGAACAACCACTGGCGCTAACCCGTACTATGGACGGCCGGATCGCCCATGGTCAGGTGCTGCCATCGGCTTTTGGTGAAAATGCCGCAGCCTTGCTACAAGGTATTCGTCACGTACAGATCATCGCCTGCGGCACCAGTTATCACGCAGCTATGACCGCCCGTTACTGGTTGGAACAATGGGCGGGGGTTTCCTGTAATGTGGAAATTGCCTCCGAGTTTCGCTATCGCAAATCGTTCACTTACCCCGACAGCTTGTTTGTCACCATCTCCCAGTCGGGTGAAACCGCCGATACCCTGGCCGCCTTACGCTTGGCAAAACAGATGGGGTATAAAGCCTCGTTGACCATCTGTAACGTGCCCGGTTCATCTTTAGTGCGCGAATCTGATATGGCGTACATGATGAAAGCGGGCGCGGAAATCGGCGTGGCATCAACAAAAGCCTTTACCGTGCAGTTAGCTGGATTGCTGATGCTGACAGCCGTTATCGGCCGCTACAACGGCATGAGTGCCGACACTGAAGCCGCTATGGTTCACAGTTTGCAATCTTTGCCGGCAAAAGTGGAACAAACCTTAGGGCTGGACGAAACCATTGCCGATTTGGCGGAAGACTTTGCTGACAAAAGCCATGCGTTGTTTTTAGGTCGCGGCGATCAGTACCCTATTGCCATGGAAGGTGCGCTAAAGCTGAAAGAGATCTCATACATCCATGCAGAAGCTTATGCCTCGGGTGAGCTGAAACACGGGCCATTAGCGTTGATCGATGCCGATATGCCAGTGATTGTGGTAGCGCCCAACAATGAATTGCTGGAAAAACTCAAATCCAACGTAGAAGAAGTGCGTGCCCGTGGCGGCTTGATGTATGTGTTTGCCGATGTGGATGCCAACTTCCAGTCAGACGACTCCATGAAGGTTATCCCCGTACCCCACTGTGATGAGTTTATTGCACCACTGATCTACACCTTGCCACTACAACTGCTTTCTTATCATGTAGCTTTGATAAAAGGCACGGATGTTGACCAGCCACGCAACCTCGCAAAATCGGTAACTGTTGAATAA
- the cyoD gene encoding cytochrome o ubiquinol oxidase subunit IV gives MSDMANQAAHDDGHGSVKSYLIGFVLSIILTAIPFWAVMTHQLSKPATVVLVVIMAVVQIIVHLKYFLHLDFTPHGKENAIAFIFSAVIIGLVVGLSIWIIYSANALMMYM, from the coding sequence ATGAGTGATATGGCTAATCAAGCGGCTCATGATGACGGCCACGGCAGTGTTAAGTCCTATCTGATTGGATTTGTGCTGTCGATTATCCTGACAGCTATTCCATTCTGGGCAGTTATGACTCACCAGCTAAGTAAACCCGCAACCGTGGTACTGGTAGTTATTATGGCTGTGGTGCAGATCATTGTGCATCTGAAGTACTTCCTGCATCTGGATTTCACACCTCATGGAAAAGAAAATGCCATCGCGTTTATCTTTTCTGCGGTGATTATCGGGTTAGTGGTGGGATTGTCCATCTGGATTATCTATAGCGCCAATGCCCTGATGATGTACATGTGA
- a CDS encoding sulfate/molybdate ABC transporter ATP-binding protein has translation MSIRLSNISKKFGQFQALSPLNLDIEEGEMIGLLGPSGSGKTTLLRIIAGLEGADSGQLYFGDRDVTQVHVRERHVGFVFQNYALFRHMTVAENVAFGLQVMPRKQRPTAAEIHKRVSQLLETVQLGHLAQRYPEQLSGGQKQRIALARALATQPEVLLLDEPFGALDAKVRKELRRWLRSLHDELKFTSVFVTHDQDEALELSDRVVVMSNGHIEQVNTPAELYAQPNSRFVFDFLGNVNVFTAEWQQSHWRNGAAFLVPPAQPQLQQNGALYVRSHELALSDKPNSQANLPFEIVSITPIGAEVRVELAPRGWHSEQLWEAKFTHHQLQAMGLKKGNQVFVTPQTGYFFAEQGDGTATRLNWPFLPPGSIVFDI, from the coding sequence ATGAGTATTCGTCTTAGCAATATTTCTAAAAAATTTGGGCAGTTTCAGGCACTTTCGCCACTTAATCTGGATATTGAAGAAGGAGAAATGATCGGTCTGCTGGGGCCATCAGGTTCAGGTAAAACCACCTTACTGCGAATTATTGCCGGGCTGGAAGGCGCTGATAGCGGCCAACTGTATTTTGGTGACCGGGATGTTACCCAAGTCCATGTGCGCGAACGTCATGTGGGTTTTGTGTTCCAGAACTACGCGCTATTTCGTCATATGACAGTTGCTGAAAATGTCGCGTTTGGCCTGCAAGTTATGCCACGTAAACAGCGACCAACAGCTGCCGAGATCCATAAACGGGTGTCGCAACTCTTGGAAACAGTGCAACTCGGCCATCTAGCGCAGCGTTACCCAGAGCAACTCTCTGGTGGACAGAAACAACGTATCGCACTGGCGCGCGCACTGGCGACCCAACCAGAAGTACTGCTACTGGATGAACCCTTTGGCGCTTTGGATGCCAAAGTCCGTAAAGAACTGCGCCGCTGGCTGCGTAGCCTGCATGACGAATTGAAATTTACCAGCGTGTTTGTCACCCATGATCAAGACGAAGCCTTGGAACTGTCTGATCGAGTAGTGGTGATGAGCAATGGTCACATAGAACAGGTTAATACTCCGGCAGAGTTGTATGCGCAGCCAAACAGTCGGTTTGTGTTTGATTTTCTTGGCAACGTCAACGTGTTTACGGCTGAATGGCAACAATCACACTGGCGCAATGGCGCGGCATTTTTAGTGCCACCAGCACAGCCACAGTTACAGCAAAACGGTGCGTTATATGTGCGCAGCCACGAACTGGCGTTATCCGATAAACCTAACAGCCAAGCGAATTTGCCGTTTGAGATTGTTTCCATTACTCCTATTGGCGCAGAAGTTCGGGTGGAGTTAGCACCACGCGGCTGGCATAGCGAACAGTTATGGGAAGCAAAATTTACCCACCACCAGCTGCAAGCAATGGGCTTAAAAAAGGGCAATCAGGTTTTTGTGACCCCACAGACCGGCTACTTTTTTGCTGAACAAGGTGACGGTACCGCCACACGCCTTAACTGGCCGTTCCTGCCACCCGGCAGTATCGTGTTTGATATCTAA
- a CDS encoding class I SAM-dependent methyltransferase gives MLKNSIKSLAKIMIPEDERRKLRYYINKVYFFGIKYRCPICDSHLRKLKPFGLKFPVLTEKNIIGGGYRLNAQCPVCYSTDRERLLYLYLLSKTKFFSEKAKVLHVAPEDGLKRIIEKYSNIDYLTADINAKNVMVKMDITEINYPTGTFDVIICNHVLEHIIDDEQAMSEIYRVLKPGGWGILQVPISLSLEKTYEDFSVTDPSERETIFGQSDHVRIYGMDYVDRLKTSGFDVNIFNWQKDPEFCECNNKYGLLQSENVFVINKP, from the coding sequence ATGTTGAAGAACAGTATAAAGAGCTTAGCAAAAATTATGATTCCAGAGGATGAAAGACGAAAATTAAGGTACTACATCAACAAAGTTTATTTCTTTGGAATTAAATATAGATGTCCTATATGTGATTCTCATTTACGAAAGCTAAAGCCGTTTGGTTTAAAATTTCCTGTGTTGACTGAAAAGAACATCATAGGTGGCGGGTATCGCCTAAATGCACAATGTCCGGTTTGTTATTCAACCGATAGAGAAAGGCTTTTGTATTTATATCTATTAAGTAAAACAAAATTTTTTTCGGAGAAAGCAAAAGTCCTACATGTAGCTCCAGAGGATGGATTAAAACGAATTATTGAAAAATACTCTAACATCGATTACTTGACCGCAGATATTAACGCAAAAAACGTAATGGTAAAAATGGATATTACCGAAATAAATTATCCAACAGGAACATTTGACGTAATAATATGCAATCATGTACTAGAACATATTATTGATGATGAACAGGCAATGAGCGAAATATATAGAGTATTGAAGCCTGGCGGCTGGGGAATTTTACAGGTTCCAATCTCTTTATCCTTAGAGAAAACATACGAAGACTTTTCTGTTACAGATCCATCTGAAAGAGAAACTATATTTGGGCAGTCAGATCATGTAAGGATATATGGAATGGATTATGTAGACAGACTCAAGACATCTGGATTTGACGTTAACATATTCAATTGGCAAAAAGACCCCGAGTTTTGTGAATGTAATAACAAATATGGGCTTTTGCAATCAGAAAACGTTTTTGTTATCAACAAACCATGA
- the cyoE gene encoding heme o synthase — MMKPYLNVTKPGIIIGNLISVAGGFFLASRGQVDWFLMLATIIGLSLVVASGCAINNCIDRDIDAKMKRTRNRVTVTGELSASKAFWFGVLLGCVGFAVLASCTNAMATLFAAIGFVVYVGFYSLYMKRKSVYGTVVGSLSGAVPPVVGYCAVAGQFDAGAAILLLMFCLWQMPHSYAIAIFRYDDYKAANIPVLPVAQGIAKAKLHIVLYIAVFSIVTALLPLNGYTGTAFMIVACSTSLWWLAMALRGYRSDVDVNGWARQVFAFSIFTITALSITMAFDFRMVTPQLFVQL; from the coding sequence ATGATGAAACCCTATCTCAACGTCACTAAGCCAGGCATCATCATCGGCAACTTGATCTCAGTTGCGGGAGGTTTTTTCCTTGCCTCCCGTGGTCAAGTAGACTGGTTTCTGATGTTGGCTACCATTATCGGCTTGTCTTTGGTTGTTGCGTCTGGCTGTGCCATCAATAACTGCATAGACCGTGATATTGACGCCAAGATGAAACGTACTCGTAATCGAGTTACGGTGACGGGCGAGTTGTCAGCATCAAAAGCATTTTGGTTTGGTGTGCTGTTGGGATGTGTTGGATTTGCGGTGCTGGCAAGCTGCACTAATGCTATGGCGACTCTATTTGCGGCTATCGGCTTCGTTGTTTACGTGGGTTTTTATAGCCTGTATATGAAGCGTAAGTCTGTGTATGGCACTGTGGTAGGAAGCCTCTCTGGTGCCGTACCACCCGTGGTTGGCTATTGTGCGGTTGCGGGTCAGTTCGATGCCGGTGCGGCAATACTGTTGCTGATGTTTTGTCTGTGGCAGATGCCGCACTCATATGCCATCGCTATTTTTCGCTACGATGACTATAAAGCTGCCAATATTCCAGTATTGCCAGTGGCTCAAGGAATCGCTAAGGCGAAGCTGCATATTGTACTCTATATCGCGGTATTCAGTATTGTGACGGCATTGCTGCCACTGAATGGCTACACTGGAACGGCATTTATGATAGTGGCCTGCTCTACCAGTTTATGGTGGCTGGCAATGGCGCTGCGAGGCTATCGCAGTGATGTCGATGTAAATGGTTGGGCACGTCAGGTGTTTGCTTTTTCCATCTTTACCATCACAGCGTTGAGCATCACCATGGCGTTTGATTTCAGAATGGTAACACCGCAATTGTTTGTGCAGTTGTGA
- a CDS encoding DeoR/GlpR family DNA-binding transcription regulator encodes MIKRNTQQRRRAIVEQLNQTGEVSVEQLAQAFETSEVTIRKDLASLETDGFLLRRYGGAVPLPQELAVPQRGPSANQLAIAHKAAELIRDHNRIIIDCGSTTLGLIPELNEKRGLVVMTNSLQLANAIHELENEPTLLMTGGTWDPHSESFQGQMAEQVLRSYNFDQLFIGADGIDLNRGTTTFNELTNLSKVMAEVSQQVVVMLESDKLQRRIPNLELPWKQISTVVTDERLSSQAADIIRGHGIEVLLVPYQSSN; translated from the coding sequence ATGATAAAAAGGAATACCCAGCAACGGCGCCGAGCTATTGTTGAACAGTTAAATCAAACCGGCGAAGTCAGTGTTGAGCAACTGGCTCAGGCGTTTGAGACTTCGGAAGTCACTATCCGTAAGGATTTAGCTTCGCTGGAAACCGATGGATTTTTGCTGCGGCGTTATGGTGGCGCGGTGCCATTACCTCAGGAACTGGCCGTGCCGCAGCGGGGGCCATCTGCCAACCAGTTAGCGATAGCCCACAAAGCCGCAGAACTCATTCGCGATCATAACCGCATCATCATTGACTGCGGCTCTACGACCCTGGGGCTTATTCCCGAGTTAAATGAAAAGCGCGGGCTGGTGGTAATGACCAACTCCCTGCAACTCGCTAATGCCATTCACGAACTGGAAAATGAGCCAACATTATTGATGACCGGTGGCACCTGGGATCCACATTCCGAATCGTTTCAGGGACAGATGGCCGAGCAGGTCTTGCGCTCCTACAACTTCGACCAACTGTTTATTGGCGCGGATGGTATCGATTTGAATCGCGGTACCACCACCTTTAATGAACTCACTAATCTCAGCAAAGTAATGGCGGAAGTGTCACAGCAAGTAGTGGTGATGTTGGAGTCAGACAAGCTGCAGCGGCGAATTCCCAACCTAGAATTGCCTTGGAAACAGATATCTACGGTAGTTACCGATGAGCGCTTATCCTCCCAAGCGGCAGACATTATTCGTGGGCACGGCATTGAAGTATTGCTGGTGCCTTATCAATCTTCAAACTAA